A single genomic interval of Bacillota bacterium harbors:
- a CDS encoding ornithine carbamoyltransferase has translation MQSLLRGKHMITTQEWTLDELESIFEVAADLKRRFALGEPHRILQDKTLFMIFFDNSTRTRNSFEAGITQLGGHAHDLTPQRLQISHGEGPVDTAKVLSRYGHGIAIRHCAYGEGNGYIRTVAAHASVPVYNMQCDLYHPCQILADYMTIREKFGRNTKGLKLGVSWTYAPNYVRPVSVPQSLILMMPRFGIDVTLAHPPEFRLMPEILAQARENAAMAGAKFEVVEDMEAAFRGADVVIPKSWGPLVHTQDKQEGLDLIAKYPAWRCDSKMMSLAKTTAVYMHPLPADRGYEVTDEVIDGPQSIVYDEAENRLHVQKALMALTMGGRP, from the coding sequence ATGCAGAGTCTGCTTCGGGGAAAACATATGATCACTACCCAAGAATGGACCCTAGATGAACTTGAGTCGATATTCGAGGTGGCGGCGGACCTCAAGAGGCGGTTCGCCCTGGGAGAGCCTCACCGGATCCTCCAGGACAAGACGCTGTTCATGATCTTCTTCGACAATTCCACTCGAACCCGCAATTCCTTCGAGGCCGGCATTACGCAACTCGGTGGCCATGCCCACGATCTTACCCCTCAGAGGCTCCAGATCTCCCACGGCGAGGGTCCGGTAGACACAGCCAAAGTCCTATCCAGGTACGGACATGGGATCGCGATCCGCCATTGCGCCTACGGTGAGGGAAACGGGTACATAAGGACAGTGGCGGCTCATGCAAGCGTTCCAGTCTACAACATGCAGTGCGACCTGTATCACCCGTGCCAAATACTGGCCGACTACATGACCATCCGGGAGAAGTTCGGCAGGAACACCAAAGGTTTGAAGCTCGGGGTATCTTGGACCTACGCTCCCAACTATGTGCGGCCGGTCTCGGTTCCACAGAGCCTCATACTGATGATGCCCAGGTTCGGAATCGACGTCACGCTCGCGCATCCACCCGAGTTCAGGCTGATGCCCGAGATCCTGGCGCAGGCGCGCGAGAACGCCGCCATGGCGGGGGCGAAGTTCGAGGTCGTCGAGGACATGGAGGCCGCCTTCCGCGGTGCCGACGTGGTAATCCCCAAGAGCTGGGGGCCGCTAGTTCACACACAGGACAAACAGGAGGGCCTGGACCTCATCGCTAAGTACCCAGCGTGGCGCTGCGATTCGAAAATGATGAGCCTTGCCAAGACGACGGCAGTCTATATGCATCCCCTCCCGGCGGACAGAGGATATGAAGTCACTGACGAGGTGATTGACGGCCCTCAGTCGATAGTCTACGATGAAGCGGAAAACCGACTGCATGTTCAGAAAGCCTTGATGGCCTTGACCATGGGGGGAAGGCCATAG
- a CDS encoding rubredoxin: MKKWVCTVCGYVYDPVEGDPDGGVPPGTAFADIPDDWVCPECGVGKDAFEEA; encoded by the coding sequence ATGAAGAAGTGGGTGTGTACCGTGTGCGGATATGTCTACGATCCGGTTGAGGGCGATCCCGATGGTGGTGTGCCTCCGGGTACGGCTTTTGCCGACATACCGGATGACTGGGTTTGCCCTGAGTGCGGGGTTGGAAAGGACGCTTTTGAGGAAGCGTAG